In a genomic window of Sutcliffiella sp. FSL R7-0096:
- a CDS encoding ATP-binding protein, with product MNRFRSRLLFALITLIIVVLVCLGLLLGQLFKTFYLNTFNQRLVKETNLVTMLVEEETTITNELQKHLDDVSGTLSARISITDKDGIVLYDTNGPSPTGADSHQEIIRDTIQNNIDKDRIFYEQNNEFYYYGGSITRDGVRDGYVMLSTPIDSLQRVNQQIWGLLIASLGAAFVVILLLGVKITSQYTRPIESATKVAMELAKGNYKARTFEEHVDETGMLSQSINILARNLQDMTKAQEMQQDRLRTLIESMGSGIILIDGRGYVNLINRAYKVTFDADSSEYLYRLYYEAIEHKEVVSLIEEIFMTEVNVRKQLLLPLKIERRHFEVYGAPIIGINDEWKGIVLVFHDISELKKLEQMRKDFVANVSHELKTPITSIKGFSETLLDGAMNDKDTLEYFLSIILKESDRLQSLIEDLLDLSKIEKQGFKLNPEYFEISGILEEIFVILKGKAKEKEIELIMNRPQKDLFLFADASRVKQVFINLINNAIAYTPAGGEVKVDVEEVGEEIVIVVSDTGVGMEQEEIPRIFERFYRVDKARSRNSGGTGLGLAIVKHIVEAHHGTISVKSRLNKGTTFTVKLSKENKDLQ from the coding sequence CCTTGTAACGATGCTAGTGGAAGAGGAGACCACAATCACCAACGAACTGCAGAAGCACTTGGATGACGTAAGTGGTACATTGTCCGCGAGGATCAGTATTACGGATAAAGATGGAATCGTTCTCTATGACACAAATGGCCCTTCTCCAACAGGAGCGGATTCGCATCAGGAAATTATTAGGGACACAATCCAAAACAATATAGATAAAGACAGAATCTTTTATGAGCAGAATAATGAGTTTTATTATTATGGAGGCTCCATTACACGCGATGGTGTTCGGGATGGGTATGTCATGCTAAGCACTCCGATTGATTCTTTGCAAAGGGTGAACCAGCAAATATGGGGATTGCTTATTGCAAGCCTTGGTGCGGCATTTGTGGTTATTTTACTTCTAGGTGTCAAAATCACCTCCCAATACACGCGTCCAATAGAATCTGCGACCAAGGTAGCGATGGAACTTGCCAAAGGAAACTATAAGGCAAGGACCTTTGAAGAACATGTGGATGAAACAGGGATGCTGAGTCAATCCATCAATATACTCGCAAGAAATCTGCAGGATATGACGAAAGCGCAAGAGATGCAGCAGGATCGACTTCGCACCCTTATTGAGAGTATGGGGAGCGGAATTATCTTGATTGACGGTCGTGGTTATGTAAATCTAATTAACCGGGCCTATAAGGTAACATTTGATGCAGACTCTTCTGAATATCTCTATCGATTATACTATGAAGCGATTGAACATAAAGAAGTCGTCAGCTTGATAGAGGAGATATTTATGACAGAGGTGAACGTCCGCAAACAGTTGCTTCTCCCTCTGAAAATTGAAAGAAGGCACTTTGAGGTGTATGGAGCGCCGATTATCGGTATCAATGATGAGTGGAAAGGAATTGTGCTTGTTTTCCATGATATTTCAGAATTGAAAAAGCTCGAACAGATGAGGAAGGACTTTGTAGCGAATGTATCACATGAATTGAAAACGCCGATCACCTCGATCAAGGGTTTTTCCGAAACATTGCTGGATGGCGCAATGAATGACAAAGACACATTGGAATATTTCCTTTCCATCATTTTAAAAGAAAGCGACAGGTTGCAATCCTTGATTGAAGACTTGCTAGATCTTTCTAAAATTGAAAAGCAAGGCTTTAAACTTAATCCGGAGTATTTCGAGATCAGTGGCATCCTAGAAGAAATCTTTGTGATTTTGAAAGGAAAGGCAAAGGAAAAGGAAATCGAGCTTATCATGAATCGGCCGCAAAAAGACTTGTTTCTATTTGCTGATGCTTCTAGGGTGAAACAGGTTTTCATTAATCTTATTAACAATGCCATCGCCTATACACCGGCTGGTGGCGAAGTGAAGGTGGACGTGGAAGAGGTTGGGGAAGAGATTGTGATAGTAGTCTCAGATACAGGTGTCGGGATGGAACAAGAAGAAATCCCCCGAATTTTTGAGCGCTTTTACAGGGTAGATAAAGCACGAAGCCGGAACTCAGGTGGAACCGGACTTGGCTTGGCCATCGTAAAGCACATAGTGGAAGCTCATCATGGCACTATTTCTGTGAAAAGTAGATTAAATAAAGGGACGACCTTTACGGTAAAATTGTCTAAAGAAAACAAAGATTTACAATAG